A genomic window from Silene latifolia isolate original U9 population chromosome Y, ASM4854445v1, whole genome shotgun sequence includes:
- the LOC141630606 gene encoding protein FAR1-RELATED SEQUENCE 1-like: protein MAFTPFIGVDHHKRSVTFCGALVAHEDADLFKWVFTRFLAAMGGKEPNYIITDQDAAIKVHGAQVYKHRVFEEFQEEVKYAIGTCKSRGFTEWDSLEVTTVRDANRNKNYEVTYCPDTLKATCSCRMLERKGILCRHVTWIYSSNGVKIIPEQCVVKRWCKDAMLSKMCDCNGEATEDVDIIDGKQIAMSVLWSEIHQTVGMLMGKLKNDVDNFSSLIRQFKEKLSPLGSPLNKQQQLEKILGCSPSQEITILPPKKSKNKGSGKRMLPMKAKAVALARKPKCMCKIASD, encoded by the exons aTGGCCTTCACACCTTTCATCGGGGTTGATCACCATAAACGATCGGTCACTTTCTGTGGAGCACTGGTTGCTCATGAAGATGCAGACTTGTTTAAATGGGTTTTCACCCGTTTTTTGGCTGCGATGGGTGGGAAAGAGCCTAATTATATCATCACCGATCAGGATGCTG CTATCAAAGTGCACGGGGCGCAAGTGTACAAACATAGAGTATTCGAGGAATTTCAAGAAGAGGTCAAGTACGCAATCGGTACTTGTAAAAGTAGAGGATTTACTGAGTGGGACTCTTTAGAGGTGACCACTGTAAGAGATGCAAACAGGAACAAAAATTATGAGGTTACATACTGCCCAG ATACATTGAAAGCCACTTGTAGCTGCAGAATGCTTGAGAGGAAAGGCATTCTTTGCCGGCATGTCACATGGATTTACTCATCAAACGGAGTGAAGATTATTCCAGAACAATGTGTTGTTAAAAGATGGTGTAAAGATGCAATGTTGTCTAAAATGTGCGATTGTAATGGTGAAGCAACTGAGGACGttgatataatagatggaaaaCAGATTGCGATGTCAGTATTGTGGTCAGAGATTCATCAGACAGTTGGTATGCTCATGGGCAAATTGAAGAATGATGTCGACAACTTTTCTAGTCTAATTAGACAGTTTAAGGAGAAACTTTCACCATTAGGATCACCATTGAATAAACAACAACAGTTGGAGAAAATTCTTGGTTGTTCTCCTAGTCAGGAGATAACCATTTTGCCGCCCAAGAAATCCAAAAACAAGGGTAGCGGAAAGAGAATGTTGCCGATGAAGGCAAAAGCAGTTGCTTTAGCAAGGAAGCCAAAATGTATGTGTAAAATTGCAAGCGATTAG